In the genome of Dermacentor andersoni chromosome 3, qqDerAnde1_hic_scaffold, whole genome shotgun sequence, one region contains:
- the LOC140216604 gene encoding multidrug resistance-associated protein 1-like, whose amino-acid sequence MPEDDKNGHIYEGIADDTFNLLICTNLFAVDNIRKEYRRFELAKSRRVGHAFARLRNTAAKTSCEDYTAAQPSFPPDQVTQTVRRELEFVTTAPAHAGAVKLEKCSFTWGNTEKATDELHLREISMDVEPGSLIGIVGFVGSGKSSLLSAILRNMKMVDGTMTTSVRGTNLSGGQKQRISIARAVYSESDIYLLDDPLSALDSTVAKSVFREVLGPYGILKNKVRNLVLATAVLRQT is encoded by the exons ATGCCAGAGGACGACAAGAATGGGCATATCTATGAAGGGATCGCCGACGACACGTTCAACCTTTTAATATGCacaaatttatttgcagtagACAATATTAGAAAGGAGTACCGGCGCTTTGAGCTggctaaaagccgacgcgttgGCCACGCCTTTGCCCGTCTTCGCAACACGGCGGCAAAGACCTCTTGCGAAGACTACACAGCAGCACAGCCCTCATTTCCACCAGATCAGGTGACACAGACTGTACGCCGCGAGCTTGAGTTCGTCACCACTGCCCCAGCTCACGCCG GGGCAGTAAAGCTCGAAAAATGCTCCTTTACGTGGGGTAACACTGAAAAAGCAACCGACGAGCTTCACCTGAGGGAGATCTCAATGGATGTGGAACCAGGCTCACTTATCGGCATAGTCGGCTTCGTTGGAAGTGGAAAGTCATCGCTACTGTCCGCCATTCTACGGAACATGAAAATGGTCGATGGCACCATGACTACCTCCGTACGT GGAACAAATCTGAGTGGTGGGCAAAAGCAGCGTATCTCCATTGCGCGTGCCGTGTACAGCGAGAGCGATATTTATCTGCTGGATGACCCGCTAAGCGCTCTTGACTCTACTGTGGCCAAAAGCGTATTCCGTGAAGTGTTGGGTCCATATGGGATCCTGAAGAATAAGGTGAGAAATTTGGTGCTTGCAACAGCTGTGCTACGGCAAACTTAG